The proteins below come from a single Blastocatellia bacterium genomic window:
- a CDS encoding TonB-dependent receptor gives MMRDEGISHSDAGHGKRWPRFLPGLFCLSWMLAQSLSALAGQAPLATGLTVNGTVSDQHKHPVAGAEVALNVGKATVRQTTGDDGHFTLNEVPAGDGILTVRASGFAPFQRTWSQQQADATNLAITLTPATVNEEITVTAERAETRLSDTAASVIVLSPTDLATSAALTLDDLLRQVPGFTLFRRTSSRTSNPTSQGVSLRGVGASGASRAVVLSDGLPINDPFGGWVYWSRIPRESVSRVEVVQGGTSSLYGTDALGGVISFLPRDVRDSVFSLETSYGNLQTPDVSLFTAGRLFQWSGQIAAEAFHTDGYIPVDERERGPVDTRAASEHTTLQLGLDRLIEDRGRIFARASLFGESRENGTPLTPNRTHIRQLALGTDYRSDRVGTIAARLYASTQVYDQNFTAIAANRQGESLTRSQRVPAQQIGFTSQWSRVVGSRQTLVAGLDAREVRGTSDELAFVAGRVTSALSAGGRERTVGVFGQDIIRITPRFLVTVGVRGDRWRNYDAFATTRPLAVPGPVSVTKFTDRIETAFSPRLSLLYKASEHVSLFASGYRAFRAPTLNELYRSFRVGNVLTQANVNLRAERLTGGEAGARVSTLAERLAVRGTFFWSELTRPIANVTLSVTPALITRQRQNLGRTRSVGVEFEADAHLSRSVAIAGGYQFADATVLRFPANPALEGLLIPQTPRHQLTFQARYDNPSLVTVSLQGRAVGEQFDDDQNQLKLDRYFTLDLFASRRLSRNVELFAAFENLTDERYDIGRTPVRTIGPPLMARAGLRLHFGAR, from the coding sequence ATGATGAGGGATGAAGGCATATCGCATAGCGACGCGGGGCACGGCAAGCGTTGGCCGCGCTTTCTGCCCGGGCTTTTCTGCCTGTCGTGGATGCTGGCGCAGAGCCTTTCGGCGCTGGCGGGACAAGCACCGCTAGCCACCGGCTTGACCGTCAACGGCACGGTCAGCGATCAGCACAAGCACCCGGTCGCCGGGGCCGAAGTCGCGCTGAACGTCGGCAAAGCGACTGTAAGACAAACCACCGGCGACGATGGCCATTTTACGCTCAACGAAGTGCCCGCGGGTGACGGCATCCTGACGGTTCGCGCCAGCGGCTTTGCGCCGTTTCAGCGCACCTGGAGCCAGCAGCAAGCCGACGCCACCAACCTGGCCATCACCTTGACGCCAGCGACAGTCAACGAAGAAATTACCGTCACCGCCGAGCGCGCCGAAACGCGTTTGAGCGACACAGCGGCGAGCGTCATCGTGTTGTCACCCACTGACCTCGCGACCTCAGCGGCGTTGACGCTCGACGATCTGCTCAGGCAGGTGCCGGGCTTTACGCTCTTTCGCCGCACCAGCAGCCGCACGTCGAACCCAACGTCGCAGGGCGTCAGCCTGCGCGGCGTCGGCGCATCGGGCGCGAGCCGCGCCGTCGTGTTGAGCGATGGCCTGCCCATCAATGACCCGTTCGGCGGCTGGGTCTACTGGAGCCGCATACCGCGCGAATCGGTGTCGCGCGTCGAAGTCGTGCAGGGCGGCACGTCGAGCCTCTATGGCACGGATGCGCTCGGCGGCGTGATCAGCTTTTTGCCGCGCGACGTGCGCGATTCGGTCTTCTCGCTGGAAACCTCTTACGGTAATTTGCAGACGCCCGATGTGTCGTTGTTCACTGCGGGCCGGTTGTTTCAATGGAGCGGGCAGATCGCCGCCGAAGCCTTTCACACGGACGGCTACATCCCTGTAGACGAGCGCGAGCGCGGCCCGGTTGACACGCGCGCCGCAAGCGAGCACACGACGCTTCAGCTTGGGCTTGACCGCTTGATTGAAGACCGTGGCCGCATCTTTGCGCGCGCTTCGCTCTTCGGTGAGTCGCGCGAAAACGGCACGCCGCTGACGCCGAACCGCACGCACATCCGTCAACTGGCGCTCGGCACGGATTATCGCTCAGACCGCGTCGGCACAATCGCCGCGCGGCTGTATGCCAGCACGCAGGTCTACGACCAGAACTTCACGGCGATTGCCGCGAACCGTCAGGGCGAATCGCTGACCCGCAGCCAGCGCGTGCCGGCACAGCAGATCGGCTTCACGTCGCAGTGGTCGCGTGTCGTCGGCTCGCGGCAGACGCTCGTGGCCGGGCTAGATGCCCGCGAGGTGCGCGGCACCAGCGACGAGCTGGCGTTCGTGGCTGGCCGTGTCACCTCGGCCCTCAGCGCCGGCGGGCGCGAGCGCACGGTTGGCGTCTTTGGCCAGGACATCATTCGCATCACGCCGCGCTTTCTAGTGACGGTTGGCGTGCGCGGCGACCGCTGGCGCAATTACGACGCGTTCGCCACGACGAGGCCGCTCGCCGTGCCCGGCCCGGTGAGTGTGACGAAGTTCACAGACCGAATCGAAACGGCGTTCAGCCCGCGCTTGTCGCTGCTCTATAAAGCCAGTGAGCATGTGTCGTTGTTTGCGTCGGGCTATCGCGCCTTCCGCGCCCCGACGCTCAACGAGCTGTACCGTTCATTCCGAGTCGGCAACGTGTTGACGCAGGCGAACGTGAATCTGCGCGCCGAGCGGCTGACGGGCGGCGAAGCGGGCGCTCGCGTTTCAACGCTTGCCGAGCGGCTGGCGGTGCGCGGCACGTTCTTTTGGAGCGAGCTGACGCGCCCGATTGCGAACGTCACCTTGAGCGTGACGCCGGCGTTGATCACGCGGCAAAGGCAGAACCTCGGGCGGACGCGCTCGGTGGGTGTGGAGTTCGAGGCCGACGCGCACCTTTCGCGCAGCGTGGCGATTGCGGGCGGTTATCAATTCGCCGACGCCACCGTCTTGCGCTTCCCGGCGAACCCCGCGCTCGAAGGCTTATTGATTCCGCAGACGCCGCGCCATCAACTGACTTTTCAGGCGCGTTATGACAACCCGTCGCTGGTGACGGTTTCGCTGCAAGGCCGCGCCGTCGGCGAACAGTTCGACGACGATCAGAATCAATTGAAGCTGGATCGTTACTTCACGCTCGACCTGTTCGCCTCGCGCCGTTTGTCGCGCAACGTCGAGCTGTTTGCGGCCTTCGAGAACCTGACTGACGAGCGTTACGACATCGGGCGGACGCCTGTGCGCACGATAGGGCCGCCGCTGATGGCCCGCGCCGGCCTGCGCCTGCACTTCGGCGCGCGATAG